A single window of Anser cygnoides isolate HZ-2024a breed goose chromosome 12, Taihu_goose_T2T_genome, whole genome shotgun sequence DNA harbors:
- the LOC106033168 gene encoding chymotrypsinogen B-like, with protein sequence MALLWLLSCLALAGSARAAFSVANCGVPAIAPVIRGYNRIVNGEPAVPGSWPWQVSLQRYGNFHFCGGSLISEQWVVTAAHCGVKTTDTVVLGEYDQETESADVQRLSIAKVFRNPSFSWLTIRNDITLIKLATPAQLNARVSPVCLPQATDDFPGGLTCVTTGWGLTDASADTTPAVLQQVALPLLTNAQCKEYWGFRIYNVMVCAGADGASSCMGDSGGPLVCQKDGAWNLVGIVSWGSSTCSTSVPTVYARVTELRSWIDSVLAAN encoded by the exons ATGgctctgctgtggctgctgagctgcctggcGCTGGCGGGCTCTGCCCGCGCTGCCTTCTCTGTGGCAA ACTGCGGCGTGCCCGCCATCGCACCCGTCATCCGCGGCTACAACCGCATCGTCAACGGGGAGCCGGCGGTGCCCGGGTCCTGGCCCTGGCAGGTGTCCCTGCAG CGCTACGGCAACTTCCACTTCTGCGGCGGGTCCCTGATCAGCGAGCAGTGGGTGGTCACCGCTGCCCACTGCGGCGTCAA GACAACTGACACCGTGGTGCTGGGCGAGTACGACCAAGAGACTGAGTCCGCTGACGTGCAGAGGCTGTCCATCGCCAAG gtcttCCGGAACCCCAGCTTCAGCTGGCTGACCATCCGCAACGACATCACGCTGATCAAGCTGGCCACCCCGGCGCAGCTGAACGCCCGCGTGTCCCCCGTCTgcctgccccaggccaccgaTGACTTCCCCGGGGGCCTGACCTGCGTCACCACGGGCTGGGGGCTCACCGACGCCTCCG CCGACACGACGCCGGCGGTGCTGCAGCAAGTGGCGCTGCCCCTGCTCACCAACGCCCAGTGCAAGGAGTACTGGGGGTTCCGCATCTACAACGTGATGGTGTGCGCCGGCGCTGACGGAGCCTCCTCCTGCATG GGCGACTCCGGTGGCCCGCTGGTGTGCCAGAAGGACGGCGCCTGGAACCTGGTGGGCATCGTCTcgtggggcagcagcacctgctCCACCTCCGTTCCCACTGTCTATGCCCGTGTCACCGAGCTGCGCAGCTGGATCGACTCCGTGCTGGCGGCCAACTAA
- the LDHD gene encoding probable D-lactate dehydrogenase, mitochondrial isoform X2 translates to MALRRVLGLAGAVGRRGCCSKRPLPPGLLEALRDVAGGPNVSTAAAVCQQHGHDESMHRCAPPDAVVWPQDVAQVQELAALCHRHRVPMVPFGTGTGLEGGVNAVQGGVCFDLSRMAAISELSLEDFSVAVEPGVTRKALNSHLRGTGLWFPVDPGADASLCGMAATGASGTNAVRYGTMRPNVLNLRVVLPDGSLLHTAGPGRQARKSAAGYDLTSLFVGSEGTLGFLTQATLRLHPLPEAVAAAVCSFPSVQAAVACTVQVLQAAVPVARIEELVRLHGGSIPAWARAQEEREQLWSARHSAWFAALALRPGCQGYSTDVCVPISRLPGVVVETQRDLRDSGLTGPMVGHVGDGNFHCILVFRPEDTDEAQRVHDFAERLGRRALAAGGTCTGEHGVGLGKRALLREELGPQGLDTMRRIKAALDPHHLMNPGKVL, encoded by the exons ATGGCCCTGCGgcgggtgctggggctggcgggggcCGTGGGGCGCCGCGGCTGCTGCAGCAAG cgcccgctTCCCCCTGGCTTGCTGGAGGCCCTGCGGGACGTGGCCGGCGGCCCCAACGTCTCCACAGCGGCGGCAGTgtgccagcagcacggccacgATGAATCCATGCACAg GTGCGCGCCCCCGGATGCCGTGGTGTGGCCCCAGGACGTGGCGCAGGTGCAGGAGCTGGCGGCGCTCTGCCACCGCCACCGCGTCCCCATGGTGCCCttcggcaccggcaccggcctGGAGGGCGGCGTCAACGCTGTGCAG GGCGGCGTCTGCTTCGACCTGAGCCGCATGGCCGCCATCTCGGAGCTGAGCCTCGAGGACTTCTCGGTGGCCGTGGAGCCCGGCGTCACCCGCAAGGCCCTCAACAGCCACCTGCGTGGCACCGGGCTCTGGTTCCCCGTCG ACCCTGGGGCAGACGCCTCGCTGTGCGGCATGGCGGCCACGGGCGCCTCGGGCACCAACGCCGTGCGCTACGGCACCATGCGGCCCAACGTGCTCAACCTGCGCGTGGTGCTGCCGGACGGGAGCctgctgcacactgctggcCCCGGGCGCCAGGCCAG GAAAAGTGCGGCTGGCTACGACCTGACCTCGCTCTTCGTGGGCTCTGAGGGCACCCTGGGCTTCCTGACGCAGGCGACGCTGCGCCTGCACCCACTGCCTGAGGCCGTGGCTGCGGCtgtctgctccttccccagcgTGCAGGCGGCcgtggcctgcactgtgcaggtgctgcaggCGGCCGTGCCCGTGGCTCGCATCG AGGAGCTGGTGCGGCTGCACGGCGGCTCCATCCCGGCCTGGGCGCGGGCGCAGGAGGAGCGCGAGCAGCTCTGGTCCGCACGCCACAGCGCCTGGTTCGCCGCCCTGGCCCTGCGGCCCGGCTGCCAG GGCTACTCCACCGACGTCTGCGTGCCCATCTCCCGCCTGCCCGGCGTCGTGGTGGAGACCCAGCGGGACCTGCGGGACTCCGGCCTCACCG GGCCCATGGTGGGACACGTGGGCGACGGCAACTTCCACTGCATCCTCGTCTTCCGCCCCGAGGACACAGACGAGGCCCAGCGCGTCCACGACTTCGCCGAGCGCCTGGGCAG GCGGGCGCTGGCGGCGGGCGGCACCTGTACCGGGGAGCacggcgtggggctgggcaagCGGGCGCTGCTGCGGGAGGAGCTGGGCCCCCAGGGGCTGGACACCATGCGCCGCATCAAGGCCGCGCTGGACCCCCACCACCTGATGAACCCCGGCAAGGTGCTGTGA
- the LDHD gene encoding probable D-lactate dehydrogenase, mitochondrial isoform X1 gives MALRRVLGLAGAVGRRGCCSKRPLPPGLLEALRDVAGGPNVSTAAAVCQQHGHDESMHRCAPPDAVVWPQDVAQVQELAALCHRHRVPMVPFGTGTGLEGGVNAVQGGVCFDLSRMAAISELSLEDFSVAVEPGVTRKALNSHLRGTGLWFPVDPGADASLCGMAATGASGTNAVRYGTMRPNVLNLRVVLPDGSLLHTAGPGRQARKSAAGYDLTSLFVGSEGTLGFLTQATLRLHPLPEAVAAAVCSFPSVQAAVACTVQVLQAAVPVARIELLDEVMAGACSRYSRLELPEAATLFLELHGSQQGLAEQQQQAEELVRLHGGSIPAWARAQEEREQLWSARHSAWFAALALRPGCQGYSTDVCVPISRLPGVVVETQRDLRDSGLTGPMVGHVGDGNFHCILVFRPEDTDEAQRVHDFAERLGRRALAAGGTCTGEHGVGLGKRALLREELGPQGLDTMRRIKAALDPHHLMNPGKVL, from the exons ATGGCCCTGCGgcgggtgctggggctggcgggggcCGTGGGGCGCCGCGGCTGCTGCAGCAAG cgcccgctTCCCCCTGGCTTGCTGGAGGCCCTGCGGGACGTGGCCGGCGGCCCCAACGTCTCCACAGCGGCGGCAGTgtgccagcagcacggccacgATGAATCCATGCACAg GTGCGCGCCCCCGGATGCCGTGGTGTGGCCCCAGGACGTGGCGCAGGTGCAGGAGCTGGCGGCGCTCTGCCACCGCCACCGCGTCCCCATGGTGCCCttcggcaccggcaccggcctGGAGGGCGGCGTCAACGCTGTGCAG GGCGGCGTCTGCTTCGACCTGAGCCGCATGGCCGCCATCTCGGAGCTGAGCCTCGAGGACTTCTCGGTGGCCGTGGAGCCCGGCGTCACCCGCAAGGCCCTCAACAGCCACCTGCGTGGCACCGGGCTCTGGTTCCCCGTCG ACCCTGGGGCAGACGCCTCGCTGTGCGGCATGGCGGCCACGGGCGCCTCGGGCACCAACGCCGTGCGCTACGGCACCATGCGGCCCAACGTGCTCAACCTGCGCGTGGTGCTGCCGGACGGGAGCctgctgcacactgctggcCCCGGGCGCCAGGCCAG GAAAAGTGCGGCTGGCTACGACCTGACCTCGCTCTTCGTGGGCTCTGAGGGCACCCTGGGCTTCCTGACGCAGGCGACGCTGCGCCTGCACCCACTGCCTGAGGCCGTGGCTGCGGCtgtctgctccttccccagcgTGCAGGCGGCcgtggcctgcactgtgcaggtgctgcaggCGGCCGTGCCCGTGGCTCGCATCG AGCTCCTGGACGAGGTGATGGCGGGTGCCTGCAGCCGCTACAGCAGGCTGGAGCTGCCGGAGGCGGCCACGCTCTTCCTGGAGCTGCACGGCTCCCAGCagggcctggctgagcagcagcagcaggcgg AGGAGCTGGTGCGGCTGCACGGCGGCTCCATCCCGGCCTGGGCGCGGGCGCAGGAGGAGCGCGAGCAGCTCTGGTCCGCACGCCACAGCGCCTGGTTCGCCGCCCTGGCCCTGCGGCCCGGCTGCCAG GGCTACTCCACCGACGTCTGCGTGCCCATCTCCCGCCTGCCCGGCGTCGTGGTGGAGACCCAGCGGGACCTGCGGGACTCCGGCCTCACCG GGCCCATGGTGGGACACGTGGGCGACGGCAACTTCCACTGCATCCTCGTCTTCCGCCCCGAGGACACAGACGAGGCCCAGCGCGTCCACGACTTCGCCGAGCGCCTGGGCAG GCGGGCGCTGGCGGCGGGCGGCACCTGTACCGGGGAGCacggcgtggggctgggcaagCGGGCGCTGCTGCGGGAGGAGCTGGGCCCCCAGGGGCTGGACACCATGCGCCGCATCAAGGCCGCGCTGGACCCCCACCACCTGATGAACCCCGGCAAGGTGCTGTGA
- the ZNRF1 gene encoding LOW QUALITY PROTEIN: E3 ubiquitin-protein ligase ZNRF1 (The sequence of the model RefSeq protein was modified relative to this genomic sequence to represent the inferred CDS: deleted 2 bases in 1 codon) yields the protein MGGKQSTAARSRGPFPGVAADDSAVPPPGGGGGPPPFGHYRPGGGGGGAMGLRSRSVSSVAGMGMEPAAGGAVPFGLYARAAAGEAERAPGGGGGGGGGGGGGGPGTDSTYAHGNGYQETGGGRHRDGMLYLGARASLADALPLHIAPRWFGAHSGFKCPICSKSVASDEMEMHFIMCLSKPRLSYNDDVLTKDAGECVICLEELLQGDTIARLPCLCIYHKSCIDSWFEVNRSCPEHPSD from the exons ATGGGGGGCAAGCAGAGCACGGCGGCCCGCTCGCGGGGCCCCTTCCCCGGGGTGGCGGCGGATGACAGCGCCGTGCCgccgccgggcgggggg ggggggccgcccccgTTCGGCCATTACcggccgggaggcggcggcggcggcgccatGGGGCTGCGCAGCCGCTCCGTCAGCTCGGTGGCCGGCATGGGCATGGAGCcggcggccggcggcgccgTCCCCTTCGGGCTGTACGccagggcggcggcgggggaggccGAGAGggccccgggcggcggcggcggcggcggcggcggcggcggcggcggggggccgggtACCGACTCCACGTACGCCCATGGCAACGGTTACCAGGAGACGGGAGGCGGTCGCCATAGGGACGGGATGCTCTACCTGGGCGCCCGGGCCTCGCTGGCCGACGCGCTGCCCCTGCACATCGCGCCGCGCTGGTTCGGCGCGCACAGCG GTTTCAAGTGCCCCATTTGCTCCAAATCCGTGGCTTCTGATGAGATGGAAATGCACTTTATCATGTGTCTGAGCAAACCTCGCCTCTCCTACAACG aTGACGTGCTGACCAAGGACGCCGGCGAGTGCGTGATctgcctggaggagctgctgcagggggatACGATAGCCAGGCTGCCCTGCCTCTGCATTTATCACAAAAG ctgtaTAGATTCATGGTTTGAAGTGAACAGATCTTGCCCAGAGCATCCTTCTGATTGA
- the LOC136791826 gene encoding chymotrypsinogen B-like isoform X2, whose amino-acid sequence MINMVSTTTLSTTSGFSKAAFQLAVPRTSWGLWWFQGQVPCGTLGLGDHHGANAGAVLRAALSLKATTPRLLRGPRVYKSRRAPCQACSLRSAMALLWLLSCLALAGSAHCGVPAIAPVIRGYNRIVNGEPAVPGSWPWQVSLQRYGNFHFCGGSLISEQWVVTAAHCGVKTTDTVVLGEYDQEIASSDVQRLSIAKVFQNPSFSWLTIRNDITLIKLATPAQLNARVSPVCLPQATDDFPGGLTCVTTGWGLTDASADTTPAVLQQVALPLLTNAQCKQYWGFRIYNVMVCAGADGASSCMGDSGGPLVCQKDGAWNLVGIVSWGSSTCSTSVPTVYARVTELRSWIDSVLAAN is encoded by the exons ATGATCAACATGGTGTCCACCACGACTCTGAGCACCACAAGCGGTTTCAGCAAAGCTGCCTTTCAGCTGGCTGTTCCCAGGACATCCTGGGGGCTGTGGTGGTTCCAAGGCCAGGTCCCATGTGGCACCCTGGGGCTGGGTGATCACCATGGTGCCAACGCTGGCGCAGTGCTGCGTGCCGCGCTATCGCTGAAGGCCACCACACCAAGGCTACTACGGGGGCCACGGGTGTATAAGAGCCGTCGTGCCCCGTGCCAAGCCTGTTCCCTGCGATCGGCAATGgctctgctgtggctgctgagctgcctggcGCTGGCGGGCTCTGCCC ACTGCGGCGTGCCCGCCATCGCACCCGTCATCCGCGGCTACAACCGCATCGTCAACGGGGAGCCGGCGGTGCCCGGGTCCTGGCCCTGGCAGGTGTCCCTGCAG CGCTACGGCAACTTCCACTTCTGCGGCGGGTCCCTGATCAGCGAGCAGTGGGTGGTCACCGCTGCCCACTGCGGCGTCAA GACAACCGACACCGTGGTGCTGGGCGAGTACGACCAAGAGATTGCCTCCAGTGACGTGCAGAGGCTGTCCATCGCCAAG gtcttCCAGAACCCCAGCTTCAGCTGGCTGACCATCCGCAACGACATCACGCTGATCAAGCTGGCCACCCCGGCGCAGCTGAACGCCCGCGTGTCCCCCGTCTgcctgccccaggccaccgaTGACTTCCCCGGGGGCCTGACCTGCGTCACCACGGGCTGGGGGCTCACCGACGCCTCCG CCGACACGACGCCGGCGGTGCTGCAGCAAGTGGCGCTGCCCCTGCTCACCAATGCCCAGTGCAAGCAGTACTGGGGGTTCCGCATCTACAACGTGATGGTGTGCGCCGGCGCTGATGGAGCCTCCTCCTGCATG GGCGACTCCGGTGGCCCGCTGGTGTGCCAGAAGGACGGCGCCTGGAACCTGGTGGGCATCGTCTcgtggggcagcagcacctgctCCACCTCCGTTCCCACTGTCTATGCCCGTGTCACCGAGCTGCGCAGCTGGATCGACTCCGTGCTGGCGGCCAACTAA
- the LOC136791826 gene encoding chymotrypsinogen B-like isoform X1, producing the protein MINMVSTTTLSTTSGFSKAAFQLAVPRTSWGLWWFQGQVPCGTLGLGDHHGANAGAVLRAALSLKATTPRLLRGPRVYKSRRAPCQACSLRSAMALLWLLSCLALAGSARAAFSVANCGVPAIAPVIRGYNRIVNGEPAVPGSWPWQVSLQRYGNFHFCGGSLISEQWVVTAAHCGVKTTDTVVLGEYDQEIASSDVQRLSIAKVFQNPSFSWLTIRNDITLIKLATPAQLNARVSPVCLPQATDDFPGGLTCVTTGWGLTDASADTTPAVLQQVALPLLTNAQCKQYWGFRIYNVMVCAGADGASSCMGDSGGPLVCQKDGAWNLVGIVSWGSSTCSTSVPTVYARVTELRSWIDSVLAAN; encoded by the exons ATGATCAACATGGTGTCCACCACGACTCTGAGCACCACAAGCGGTTTCAGCAAAGCTGCCTTTCAGCTGGCTGTTCCCAGGACATCCTGGGGGCTGTGGTGGTTCCAAGGCCAGGTCCCATGTGGCACCCTGGGGCTGGGTGATCACCATGGTGCCAACGCTGGCGCAGTGCTGCGTGCCGCGCTATCGCTGAAGGCCACCACACCAAGGCTACTACGGGGGCCACGGGTGTATAAGAGCCGTCGTGCCCCGTGCCAAGCCTGTTCCCTGCGATCGGCAATGgctctgctgtggctgctgagctgcctggcGCTGGCGGGCTCTGCCCGCGCTGCCTTCTCTGTGGCAA ACTGCGGCGTGCCCGCCATCGCACCCGTCATCCGCGGCTACAACCGCATCGTCAACGGGGAGCCGGCGGTGCCCGGGTCCTGGCCCTGGCAGGTGTCCCTGCAG CGCTACGGCAACTTCCACTTCTGCGGCGGGTCCCTGATCAGCGAGCAGTGGGTGGTCACCGCTGCCCACTGCGGCGTCAA GACAACCGACACCGTGGTGCTGGGCGAGTACGACCAAGAGATTGCCTCCAGTGACGTGCAGAGGCTGTCCATCGCCAAG gtcttCCAGAACCCCAGCTTCAGCTGGCTGACCATCCGCAACGACATCACGCTGATCAAGCTGGCCACCCCGGCGCAGCTGAACGCCCGCGTGTCCCCCGTCTgcctgccccaggccaccgaTGACTTCCCCGGGGGCCTGACCTGCGTCACCACGGGCTGGGGGCTCACCGACGCCTCCG CCGACACGACGCCGGCGGTGCTGCAGCAAGTGGCGCTGCCCCTGCTCACCAATGCCCAGTGCAAGCAGTACTGGGGGTTCCGCATCTACAACGTGATGGTGTGCGCCGGCGCTGATGGAGCCTCCTCCTGCATG GGCGACTCCGGTGGCCCGCTGGTGTGCCAGAAGGACGGCGCCTGGAACCTGGTGGGCATCGTCTcgtggggcagcagcacctgctCCACCTCCGTTCCCACTGTCTATGCCCGTGTCACCGAGCTGCGCAGCTGGATCGACTCCGTGCTGGCGGCCAACTAA